The genome window ATATCAAGAATCCGGTTCAGGGTTTTAATCGCACTGTTGGTGTGCAGGGTTCCTGCAACTAAGTGACCGGTTTGAGAGGCTTTGAGGGCAATTTCCACCGTCTCTCTGTCCCGAATTTCTCCTACTAGCATCATGTCCGGGTCTTGCCGCAGAGCGCCTTTGAGAGCGTTCATAAACTTGAGGGTGTGCCTGCCGACTTCCCGGTGCTTGATCAAGGATTTTTTGCTTTCGTGTACGAATTCTACCGGGTCTTCGATCGTGATGATATTGTAGGCTTTATGCTTATTGATGTAGTCGATCATGGCAGCCAAGGTGGTAGACTTACCCGAACCTGTCGGGCCAGTCACCAAAATCAGCCCTTTGTGGTAGCCGCATATTTTCTTAAAGACCTCCGGCAGTTTCAATTCCTCCAGTGTCATTATTTTGGAAGGAATTAGCCGCAGCACCATTGCCGGCCCGGCCAAGGAGTCCATGCAACTGATCCGAATCCGGACGAACCCGAAGTCGAAAGCGCCGTCAAAGTCTAGGGTTTTTTGGAAAATTTCAATTTCTTCATCGCTCATGCACTCGCGCAGCCAGCCAAAAAACGTATCTAAATCCGTCGGTGGATAGCCGATGTCGGCAATCTCGCCACGGGTGCGGAAGCGGGGAACTTCGTTTACTCCGAGGTGAAGGTCGGATACTCCTTCATCTTTGGCTCGGAGGACTAGCTCTTTCAAAGTGGGAGCCCCGCCGCTGCTAGTGCTCGGGCCTTTAGGTGTGGCGAAGGATTGTGGCGCTGGTGCCGGTGGCGCTGCTGGTGCTGGTGCCGGGGGCGGTGCTGGTGGCATTCCTGCTGCTCTGGGGGGCATTCCGGGAGCTGGAGGGCGGGGCATTCCTGGCGGTGGGGGGGCTCCGGGTACGGGCGGGCGAGGAGCTGGCGGATGCTGTTGTGTCATATGCGCTACCTTAAGTTGGTGAGAAGGCTGACTCGAACAGATGATTTGTGGGAGTTGAACAATGCCGATCGCTATTGTGCGCCTCTTGCACAATAGCTTAACTGTTGTACTAAGTCTATCCTAAGAGGGGGTCGTAGTGCTGCAATACTAAGGAAATATTCTGCCAATTGGAGGATGCGATCGCTCTCGATATACCCCCTAATATGGATTCTCCACATTTTTGTATAATTTTTTTTAAGGAAAAGAGTTTTCCGCAAGCAAGCAGTATAAATTGCTACTTTAGCCAAAGATTAAGGACTTAAACGGATGAATTTTGTCGATCGGGCTTTTACTCCAGCTTTGGAGTTGGCGGAGTCGATCCGCACCCTGGAAGTGTCGCCTTTAGAAATTGTCAATCTCTACTTGGAACGGATCGAGCGATTAAACCCCGAGCTTGGCAGTTATTTTACTGTAACGGCCGAGCGGGCGATCGCCCTGGCTAAATCTCAAACCGAAAAACTAGCTGGCTTAAACAAGCCACAGGAATTGCCACCTTTTTTCGGAGTGCCGATCGCCATTAAAGACTTGACACCAGTTACCGGCCTTCCCTGTACTTACGGCACTCAGGCTTTGCTGGGTAACATCTCTGCCTACGACGAGTCAGTAGTATGGCGGATCAAAGCAGCGGGATTTAACATTCTGGGCAAAACAGCCACCTCTCAAATTGGCTCATTACCTTACACCGAACCAGAAGGTTTCCCGCCAGCCCGCAATCCCTGGAATTTAGACTATACGCCCGGAGGTTCCAGCGGAGGCTCAGCGGCCGCTGTAGCAGCGGGTTTGTGCGCGATCGCCCAAGGTTCAGACGGCGGCGGTTCGATTCGAGGCCCAGCTTCCTGCTGCGGTTTAGTGGGCATTAAACCGTCGCGGGGGCGAGTTTCCTGGGCACCTGTCGGAGATTACCTCAGCGGCATTTCGGCAAACGGCCCCTTGGCGCGGACTGTAGCTGACGCCGCCGCACTTTTGGACGTGATGTCAGGCTACACAACAGGCGATCCGTACTGGCTACCAGATTCAAATCCGACGTTTTTAGAGGCTTCCCGTCAAGAGTCGGGCAAACTGCGAATTGCGTTTTCTACGACTATTTCCCCTGTGGGCGAGGCTTCGGCTACCTGTCAGCAAGCGGTACTCGAAACAGTAAAATTATTGACAGATTTGGGTCATGATGTCGAACCTGGATGCCCGGATTTTACGGGTTTAATCGAACCGTTTATCGCAATTTGGCAGTCGGGGGCGG of Oscillatoria nigro-viridis PCC 7112 contains these proteins:
- a CDS encoding type IV pilus twitching motility protein PilT, whose translation is MTQQHPPAPRPPVPGAPPPPGMPRPPAPGMPPRAAGMPPAPPPAPAPAAPPAPAPQSFATPKGPSTSSGGAPTLKELVLRAKDEGVSDLHLGVNEVPRFRTRGEIADIGYPPTDLDTFFGWLRECMSDEEIEIFQKTLDFDGAFDFGFVRIRISCMDSLAGPAMVLRLIPSKIMTLEELKLPEVFKKICGYHKGLILVTGPTGSGKSTTLAAMIDYINKHKAYNIITIEDPVEFVHESKKSLIKHREVGRHTLKFMNALKGALRQDPDMMLVGEIRDRETVEIALKASQTGHLVAGTLHTNSAIKTLNRILDMFGPEEQEAIRVSISESLVAIIAQLLCKTTDGKRAAFHDVLINTDVVKEYILKGQNEEINQIMIKDTYEGMTTMNKSLYGLYQEGRITEELCVENSPFPNEMAQMLRGRV
- a CDS encoding amidase, whose protein sequence is MNFVDRAFTPALELAESIRTLEVSPLEIVNLYLERIERLNPELGSYFTVTAERAIALAKSQTEKLAGLNKPQELPPFFGVPIAIKDLTPVTGLPCTYGTQALLGNISAYDESVVWRIKAAGFNILGKTATSQIGSLPYTEPEGFPPARNPWNLDYTPGGSSGGSAAAVAAGLCAIAQGSDGGGSIRGPASCCGLVGIKPSRGRVSWAPVGDYLSGISANGPLARTVADAAALLDVMSGYTTGDPYWLPDSNPTFLEASRQESGKLRIAFSTTISPVGEASATCQQAVLETVKLLTDLGHDVEPGCPDFTGLIEPFIAIWQSGAAASGIPGPALEPMNRWLLERTISAGEYLRAVNQMQVISRRIVGFFEKFDVLVLPTYMHSPIRVGEWADLSFEETLQRIVNWIAPCPPFNASGLPAIALPAILDNNGLPVGIQIIGRPAAEASLIALAAQMEAAKPFPVLDFK